ATGAGACATTATCTGTGACACCTGAGGTAAAAAACCAAATAATTAAGATCGCTCATGAGTTGAAATATGTCCCGCCTAAGATGCGTCATGCCAAACGAGACAGACAGATCGTCATCGGAGTTGCGGACTGGCATATCGTAAGAAGAGACAGGCCGGATGTGAGTATTACTTCGGCGGATAATTTATCCGGAAGTTTTGCACAGAAAGCAGATATTGTATTTTTACGTCTGGTTTACGGAGAGGTAAAGCAGGTGGACGGTATCATTGCATTTGGTTTATTCTCGGAAGTGGAAGTTGATTTTTTACGATCACTAAGCACGGAGATCCTGTTTGTTAATTCAGATAAAAAGGATTATGAGTTTGATCAGATCCTCATGGATTACGAGCAGGGATTAAGCGATATGGTGCATTATCTGATGGACGAGAAGGAGTATCGCAGCATTGGTTATATTGGCGGTATATATGAAGATGATATGGTGCGTATCGGAGCACGTCGTCTGAATGGATTAAAGCAGATCCTTCAGAAAAAAGGCTGTTATCAGGAAGGCTATTTTAAGGTCGGAGAGATCAGTCATGAGAGTGGATATTTGCTCACGAAGGAAATGCTTCTGACAGATGAAGTGCCGGAAGTTCTTATTCTGGGAAATGATGAGGTCGCAGAGGGAGCATTAGAAGCGGTCAAAGAATTAAAATACCGGATTCCAAAAGATATTGCGGTGGTGATTTACCGTGATATTGAGACACTTTCGACGAAATATCCGACGTATACAAGTCTTCGCATGCTGCCTGATATTGTATGGACGACTGCCATAAAGCTTCTTTTAGAGCGGATTTTAGATGGCAGAAAAGATACGATGAAGGTGTATCTGCCAACAAAGCTCGAACTCGGAGACAGTGCCTGATCATTGGCCGGACAATTCCTGAAAGAGCAACAACAAAAGTGTGCACGCCTGCATGGAAATGGATGCAGGAGAGAGAGGAGAACATTTCATTATGAAGAAAAAAATTGCTATGTTACTTGCAGCAGCATTATGCATGGGTACATTTGCAGGATGTGGAAACAGCGCATCAAATGATAGCAGCGCAGCAGACAATAATACGACAGATAATACAGTAGCTGCAACAGAGGGTTCTGACGTGGCAGCTTCTGCTGACAACGTAAAGATTGATACGTTAAACGTATACTTTGTTCCATCCAGAGATCCGGACGAGATCGTAACTGCAACAGAACCGCTTGCAAATTTAATGCAGACAGAGTTAGCAGGTTTAGGATATGATATCGGAGAGGTTAAGATCACTGTTGGTACAACTTTTGAGGCAGTAGGTGAGGCTCTTGCAGCAGGAACCGCTGATGTAGGATTTATCCCGGGCGGTACCTATGTACTTTATGATGATGGAGCAGATGTGATCTTAACAGCAACCAGAGATGGTTTAAATAAAGACTCTGACAATCCTGCAGACTGGAATGATGGACAGCCTACAGAAGGCATTGACAAACAGGCAGTTTCTTACCGTGCATTATTTATCGCAGGTCCTTCTGATAAAGGACAGGAACTTGCTGATAAAGTAAACTCCGGCGAAGAACTTACATGGGATGATTTAAACAGTGCAAACTGGAGTGTTATGTCATCTTCCTCACCGGCAGGTTATATTTACCCGGCTTTATGGTTACAGGACAGATACCAGAAAGGTATTACAGATCTTTCTTCTGCAGTACAGTCTGATTCCTACGCAAGTGCATTTGCAAGACTTGCTTCCGGACAGATCGACGTACTTGTAACTTATGCAGATGCAAGACGTGACTATGAAGAAAGCTGGACAAGTGAATTTGGTCGTACAAAATCTATCTGGGAAGAGACAAATGTTATCGGTGTAACAGATCCGATCTACAATGATACAGTTTGTGTCAGCAAGACATCTCCGATCATGGATGACGGCTTAAAATCAGCAATCCAGACAGCACTCATCAATATCGGTAACACAGAGGAAGGTAAGGCAGTTATCTCTATCTACAGCCACAACGGATATGAGCCGGCACAGTCTTCTGATTATGATAAAGAGAGAGAAGCACAGAAACTGATCCAGGAATTAAGTGCAGCAAACTAATCGTTACTGGAACGTTTGACAGGGAGTGGACAGTAACAACGAAATAATAACAGGCAGTATGACGGGCAGCAGGAGGGCTGCTGCAGAGCCGGGAAACCGGCTTTGCGGCAGCCTTTCAATGAGTATACACCTATAAAAAACACACACCATAAAAACAGCAGGTGAAAGAAAGGTTTGGTTTAAATTTATGATCGAGTTTAAGGACGTATCGAAGGTATATCCGAACGGGGTAGTGGGACTGGACAATGTCAATTTAAAGATCGAACAGGGTGAATTTGTAGCGATCATCGGTCTTTCCGGTGCAGGAAAGTCCACGTTACTGCGGACGATCAACCGTATGCATGACATCACATCAGGAACTCTGACGGTGGATGGATTAGAGGTTAAGAACTTAAAAGGAAAAGAGCTTCGTACTTTCCGCAGAAAGATTGGAATGATCTTCCAGTCATTTAATCTTGTCACACGAACAACAGTAATCCGTAACGTATTGATGGCAAAAGTGCCGGAGATGCCTTTCTGGAGAGTTCTGCTTGGTGTGTTTAAAAAGGAAGACAAAATGCAGGCACTTGAGAGTCTGGATAAAGTCGGTATTCTGGATAAAGCATATATCCGTGCAGACCAGCTTTCCGGTGGGCAGCAGCAGCGTGTTGCTTTAGCGCGTACACTTGCGCAGAATCCGGAGATCATCTTAGCAGATGAGCCGGTTGCAGCACTTGACCCGGTAACGGCAAAACAGGTTATGAGTGATTTCAGAAAAATTAATCAGGATATGAATATTTCTATCCTTATCAATATTCATCATGTGGAATTAGCACTTGAATATGCAGACCGCATCATTGGAATCCGCGCCGGAAAGATCGTCTATGACGGCCCTTCCGAAAATGTGACACAGGACGTGTTGAACACAATTTACGAAGGAAAGATTCCGGAGAAAACGGAGGAAGCATAATGGGATTATACGATAAAATATTTAAACCGAAAAAACTTGTGCTTGCCAACGGCAAGGTTGTGGAAGAAAAATGCTCCCGTGCACCGCTTATCATTCTTTTGGTTCTGATCGCAACATGGATCTCTGTGAAAGTTACAGGTTTTTCCATGACAACACTTGTGACGAGAATACGGTTTTTCTTTGACATTTTAGCGCAGATGTTCCCGCCGAAAGTCGGTTACATCTCAAGTATCTGGGGACCACTTTTTGATACGATCAAAATGTCACTGCTCGGCTCTTTTGTGGGTGGTGTGCTTGCGATTCCTTTTGCGATTTTAGCGTCCAGCAACCTGATCAAAAATAAAGTTGTGATTGGTGTGGTCCGTGTATTTTTAAGTATCGTGCGTACGATCCCGACGCTGGTTGCCGCTCTTATCGCAACATATATCTGGGGACTTGGTACGATGGCAGGTACCTTTGCAATCGCAGTATTTACCTTTGCATATGTCGGAAAACAGTTATACGAGATGATCGAGACGGTCGATATGGGGGCATATGAGGCGATGGAAGCCATGGGTGCAGGAAAGGCGTACTCCTTTATTTCTGCGATCATGCCGCAGGTACTGCCAGCATACATGTCTGTATGTTTATTCTGTTTCGAGGGAAATGTGCGTTACGCAGCGATCCTGGGATATGTTGGAGCAGGCGGACTTGGACTGATCTTAAATGAAAAGATCGGATGGCGCGAATATGACAGTGTAGGAATGATTCTGATCGTTCTCTTTGGCACCGTTCTTATTATTGAAGCGATCAGCCATTATATCAGAAAGAAATTAACGTAGGAGGAACCGGCAAAATGAATGAATCAATCAAAAAAATGTACGAGCAGGAACCAAAGACCTGGTACGCAAAGATCATTGTGGCTTTGATTGTTGCAGCACTTCTTGCATGGTCACTTTCTACGGTTCAGTCTACCGGATCAAACGGAAGCGGACTTTCCGTCGCAGGAAAGATCATCAGCGGAATTTTCCACCCAGATACGAATTTACTGTTTGACCTTTCCACATCCGGTGTTGCTTATCTGTTACTGGAAACCATGTGTATCGCATTCTTAGGAACGATCGTCGGTGCAGTATTATCCATTCCGCTTTCTTTCCTTGCGGCAGCAAATCTGATGCCGAAGCCGGTTGCACTGATCTTCCGTGTATTTATTATGGCGATCCGTACGATTCCGGCATTTGTATACGGACTTATGTTTATCCGTGTGACAGGACCTGGACCATTTGCCGGACTGCTCACCATGTCACTCTGTTCGATCGGTATGATCAGTAAAATGTTTATCGAGAGCATTGAGGATCTGGATACTAAGATCCTGGAATCATTAGATGCAGCAGGATGTACGATGTTCCAGAAGATCCGTTACGGTATCTTATCCCAGTTGTTCCCAGATTTTATGTCTACTTTGATCTATCGTTTTGATATGAATTTAAGAGATGCAACAGTACTTGGTCTGGTTGGTGCCGGTGGTATCGGTGCACCGCTTATCTTTGCGATGAGTGCATACAAATGGAATCAGGTAGGAGCAATTCTTGCCGGACTGATCGTACTGATCTTAATTATTGAAGTTATCTCATCAAAGATCCGTACAAAATTAGCAAGGGGTTAGTAGTGCGAAAAATCCATATATGAAAGATTTTACGCACACAAATTTGAGTCGCATACTCAAATTTGCAGGTTATTGAAAGGGATAAAACATGCAGCAGAAAAAGTTAAAAGTTTATTTTACCTCAGATGTGCACGGATATTTTTATCCGACGACTTATGGGGATATGGATGTAAAACCGGTAGGACTTTTTGGCTGTGCGGCAGATTTTAACAAGGATGATGAGACACTCATCATAGATGGCGGAGATATTTTACAAGGCTCCGCCTTTGCTTATTACTGCCGTCAGGTTGCAAACTCTCCGGAAGTGATCGCAGATATTATGAACGACTGCGGATACGATTATTATACACTTGGCAATCATGACTTTAATTACGGACTAGATTATCAGGCGGCATATCGCAATAGAAATAACGGTGTATGTGTGTGCCAGAATATCATGGATGAGGAAGGAAACATCCTGTTTCCATGGAAACTTCATACGATGAAAAACGGATTGCGCATCGGTATCGCTGGTATTGTAACGGATTATGTAAACATCTGGGAAAAAGAAGAAAACTTAAAAGGAATCCATATTACAGATCCTTTTGAGGCAGCGAAGAGGGCACTTGCCCAGATGAAAGAGCAGACAGATCTTACGATCTGCATTTATCACGGAGGTTTTGAGTGTGATTTAGAAAGCGGAGCGGTGCTTTCTAAGACGACTGAAAATGTGGGTTACAGGATCTGTAAGGAACTGGATTTTGATATCTTACTGACCGGACATCAGCATATGTCTGTGCCTGGAAGAGAGCTGTTTGGAACTTATACAGTACAGCCATGTGATAATGCAAAAGAATATCAGTATCTGGAGGTCACCGTGACAGAGGATAAAAAGAGCATCAGGTCCGAATTGCGGCAGTCAGAGCCCACAAAGGGGGCTGGGCTTGCAGATAAATACCGTTCTACGGAAAATTCCGTGCAGGCATGGCTTAATCAGCCAATTGGTCATTTGAGCCGTGCAATCATGCCGGAAGAAAAGGTAAAAATGGCATTGTATGGCTCACCGATCGCCGATTTTTTAAACCGTATCCAGCTTCATTTTTCGGGAGCAATGTTAT
The Roseburia rectibacter DNA segment above includes these coding regions:
- a CDS encoding substrate-binding domain-containing protein; translated protein: MATIKEIAKLAHVSAATVSRVLNQDETLSVTPEVKNQIIKIAHELKYVPPKMRHAKRDRQIVIGVADWHIVRRDRPDVSITSADNLSGSFAQKADIVFLRLVYGEVKQVDGIIAFGLFSEVEVDFLRSLSTEILFVNSDKKDYEFDQILMDYEQGLSDMVHYLMDEKEYRSIGYIGGIYEDDMVRIGARRLNGLKQILQKKGCYQEGYFKVGEISHESGYLLTKEMLLTDEVPEVLILGNDEVAEGALEAVKELKYRIPKDIAVVIYRDIETLSTKYPTYTSLRMLPDIVWTTAIKLLLERILDGRKDTMKVYLPTKLELGDSA
- a CDS encoding bifunctional metallophosphatase/5'-nucleotidase yields the protein MQQKKLKVYFTSDVHGYFYPTTYGDMDVKPVGLFGCAADFNKDDETLIIDGGDILQGSAFAYYCRQVANSPEVIADIMNDCGYDYYTLGNHDFNYGLDYQAAYRNRNNGVCVCQNIMDEEGNILFPWKLHTMKNGLRIGIAGIVTDYVNIWEKEENLKGIHITDPFEAAKRALAQMKEQTDLTICIYHGGFECDLESGAVLSKTTENVGYRICKELDFDILLTGHQHMSVPGRELFGTYTVQPCDNAKEYQYLEVTVTEDKKSIRSELRQSEPTKGAGLADKYRSTENSVQAWLNQPIGHLSRAIMPEEKVKMALYGSPIADFLNRIQLHFSGAMLSSVGLANEIAGFRSEVSTRDIIATYPYPNTLVVCEITGAQLKTVMERSAEYFAYDNEGNVCVSDSFLVPKVEHYNYDYYMGVDFEINPKNPVGSRIVGLSRDGKPVLDEDKFTLCLNNYRYSGAGGYDVYTECPLVKEINVEMVELIMDYFHEYPYIEV
- the phnE gene encoding phosphonate ABC transporter, permease protein PhnE — protein: MGLYDKIFKPKKLVLANGKVVEEKCSRAPLIILLVLIATWISVKVTGFSMTTLVTRIRFFFDILAQMFPPKVGYISSIWGPLFDTIKMSLLGSFVGGVLAIPFAILASSNLIKNKVVIGVVRVFLSIVRTIPTLVAALIATYIWGLGTMAGTFAIAVFTFAYVGKQLYEMIETVDMGAYEAMEAMGAGKAYSFISAIMPQVLPAYMSVCLFCFEGNVRYAAILGYVGAGGLGLILNEKIGWREYDSVGMILIVLFGTVLIIEAISHYIRKKLT
- the phnE gene encoding phosphonate ABC transporter, permease protein PhnE, whose product is MNESIKKMYEQEPKTWYAKIIVALIVAALLAWSLSTVQSTGSNGSGLSVAGKIISGIFHPDTNLLFDLSTSGVAYLLLETMCIAFLGTIVGAVLSIPLSFLAAANLMPKPVALIFRVFIMAIRTIPAFVYGLMFIRVTGPGPFAGLLTMSLCSIGMISKMFIESIEDLDTKILESLDAAGCTMFQKIRYGILSQLFPDFMSTLIYRFDMNLRDATVLGLVGAGGIGAPLIFAMSAYKWNQVGAILAGLIVLILIIEVISSKIRTKLARG
- a CDS encoding phosphate/phosphite/phosphonate ABC transporter substrate-binding protein, translated to MKKKIAMLLAAALCMGTFAGCGNSASNDSSAADNNTTDNTVAATEGSDVAASADNVKIDTLNVYFVPSRDPDEIVTATEPLANLMQTELAGLGYDIGEVKITVGTTFEAVGEALAAGTADVGFIPGGTYVLYDDGADVILTATRDGLNKDSDNPADWNDGQPTEGIDKQAVSYRALFIAGPSDKGQELADKVNSGEELTWDDLNSANWSVMSSSSPAGYIYPALWLQDRYQKGITDLSSAVQSDSYASAFARLASGQIDVLVTYADARRDYEESWTSEFGRTKSIWEETNVIGVTDPIYNDTVCVSKTSPIMDDGLKSAIQTALINIGNTEEGKAVISIYSHNGYEPAQSSDYDKEREAQKLIQELSAAN
- the phnC gene encoding phosphonate ABC transporter ATP-binding protein produces the protein MIEFKDVSKVYPNGVVGLDNVNLKIEQGEFVAIIGLSGAGKSTLLRTINRMHDITSGTLTVDGLEVKNLKGKELRTFRRKIGMIFQSFNLVTRTTVIRNVLMAKVPEMPFWRVLLGVFKKEDKMQALESLDKVGILDKAYIRADQLSGGQQQRVALARTLAQNPEIILADEPVAALDPVTAKQVMSDFRKINQDMNISILINIHHVELALEYADRIIGIRAGKIVYDGPSENVTQDVLNTIYEGKIPEKTEEA